The following proteins come from a genomic window of Pseudomonas hygromyciniae:
- a CDS encoding Zn-dependent hydrolase, producing the protein MSALARVNGERLWDSLMEMAQIGGTPKGGVSRLALTDEDRRGRDLFVAWCTAAGCSIRVDAMGNIFARRAGRHDHLAPVLTGSHGDSQPAGGKFDGIYGVLAGLEVLRTLNDLGIETDRPIEVVNWTNEEGSRFAPAMISSGVYAGVFDLEYGLSREDKAGVTIGQALQQIGYAGPHPVGGQAVHAAYELHIEQGPILEAQNLTIGVVTGAQGQRWYEVELSGRSAHAGTTPMDHRLDALLGFARVVEAVNQIGLAQGAEGRATVGMANIFPNSRNVVPGRVFFSVEFRHPDEAVLGVQDRQLHEAVARIADGIGLQASVKQIFQYAPIAFDKDCVDVVQTAAQALGYSHRRMISGAGHDACYLNQVASTAMIFVPCVDGLSHNEAEEIHPQWSTAGADVLLQAILASSRE; encoded by the coding sequence GTGAGCGCCCTGGCGCGGGTCAACGGTGAGCGCCTGTGGGACTCGCTGATGGAAATGGCGCAGATCGGCGGAACGCCCAAGGGCGGCGTGTCGCGCCTGGCCCTGACCGACGAGGACCGGCGCGGGCGTGACCTGTTCGTGGCCTGGTGCACGGCGGCCGGGTGCAGCATTCGTGTGGATGCCATGGGCAACATCTTCGCCCGTCGCGCCGGTCGTCATGACCATCTGGCCCCGGTGCTGACCGGTTCCCACGGTGACTCGCAGCCCGCTGGCGGCAAGTTCGATGGCATCTACGGCGTGCTGGCCGGCCTGGAAGTGCTGCGCACCTTGAACGACCTGGGCATCGAGACCGACCGGCCAATCGAGGTGGTCAACTGGACCAACGAAGAAGGCTCGCGCTTTGCCCCGGCGATGATTTCCTCGGGGGTGTATGCCGGGGTATTCGACCTCGAATACGGTTTGTCCCGCGAAGACAAGGCCGGCGTGACCATCGGCCAGGCGCTGCAACAGATCGGCTACGCCGGCCCGCACCCCGTGGGCGGCCAGGCGGTGCATGCGGCGTATGAACTGCATATCGAGCAGGGCCCGATCCTTGAAGCCCAGAACCTGACCATCGGCGTAGTCACCGGTGCCCAGGGCCAGCGTTGGTATGAAGTCGAGCTGAGCGGCCGCAGCGCCCATGCCGGCACCACGCCGATGGATCACCGCCTGGATGCGCTGCTGGGCTTTGCCCGGGTGGTGGAGGCGGTCAACCAGATCGGCCTGGCCCAAGGCGCCGAAGGGCGGGCGACGGTGGGCATGGCCAATATCTTCCCCAATTCGCGCAATGTGGTGCCGGGGCGGGTGTTCTTCAGTGTCGAGTTCCGCCATCCTGATGAGGCGGTGCTGGGCGTGCAGGACCGGCAACTGCACGAAGCCGTGGCGCGGATCGCCGATGGGATTGGCCTGCAGGCCAGCGTCAAACAGATCTTCCAGTACGCGCCGATTGCCTTCGACAAGGATTGCGTGGACGTGGTGCAGACCGCAGCCCAAGCGCTGGGCTATAGCCATCGGCGGATGATTTCCGGCGCAGGGCATGACGCCTGCTACCTGAACCAGGTCGCGTCGACGGCGATGATCTTTGTACCCTGTGTGGATGGCCTGAGTCATAACGAGGCCGAAGAGATCCACCCGCAGTGGTCCACGGCCGGGGCGGATGTGTTGTTGCAGGCGATTCTGGCTTCGTCGCGTGAGTGA
- a CDS encoding branched-chain amino acid ABC transporter permease — translation MDAFIQQLLNGLLSGSLYALVALGYTMVYGILRIINFAHGDVLMIGALVGLSVIRVLQTTWPDMPPVLLLLAAAMIAMAFCAVLAVVIERIAYRRLRNAPRLAPLISGIGVSLLLQTVAMLVWTRNPQMFPQLLPLEPIEVLAGDATHAAVTNATALTTIGVALSLMVGLLLLVERTRFGRAMRAVAENPQVASLMGINPNRIIVMTFAIGGALAALAGIMMASNYGSAHFYMGFLPGIKAFTAAVLGGIGNLKGAMLGGLLLGLIEALGTGYLGAATNGVFGSNYQDVFAFIVLIAVLVFRPQGLLGERLATRA, via the coding sequence ATGGATGCGTTTATCCAGCAACTGCTTAACGGCTTGCTGTCGGGCAGTCTCTACGCGCTAGTGGCCTTGGGTTACACCATGGTCTACGGCATTTTGCGGATCATCAACTTTGCCCACGGCGATGTGTTGATGATTGGCGCGCTGGTGGGCCTGTCGGTGATCCGTGTACTGCAAACGACCTGGCCGGATATGCCACCGGTGCTGTTGCTGTTGGCGGCGGCGATGATTGCCATGGCCTTTTGTGCAGTGCTGGCGGTAGTGATCGAGCGCATTGCCTATCGGCGCTTGCGTAACGCCCCGCGCCTGGCGCCGTTGATCAGTGGTATCGGCGTGTCGCTGTTGTTGCAGACCGTCGCCATGTTGGTCTGGACCCGTAACCCGCAGATGTTCCCGCAATTGCTGCCTCTGGAACCCATCGAAGTACTGGCCGGCGATGCCACCCATGCCGCCGTGACCAATGCCACCGCGCTGACCACCATTGGCGTGGCGTTGAGCCTGATGGTCGGGCTGCTGCTGTTGGTTGAGCGCACGCGCTTTGGTCGGGCCATGCGCGCCGTGGCCGAGAACCCGCAAGTGGCGAGCCTGATGGGCATCAACCCCAATCGCATCATCGTCATGACCTTCGCCATCGGCGGCGCCCTGGCCGCGCTGGCGGGCATCATGATGGCCAGCAACTATGGCAGCGCGCACTTCTATATGGGCTTTTTGCCCGGCATCAAGGCGTTTACCGCAGCGGTGCTGGGCGGTATCGGCAACCTCAAGGGGGCCATGCTCGGCGGCCTGCTGCTGGGGCTGATCGAAGCCCTGGGCACCGGCTACCTCGGGGCCGCCACCAACGGCGTGTTTGGCAGCAACTACCAGGATGTGTTCGCCTTTATCGTGTTGATCGCGGTACTGGTGTTCCGTCCCCAAGGGCTGTTGGGCGAACGATTGGCGACCCGCGCATGA
- a CDS encoding amidase, producing MSLVKPTHAGYFFGQSIITLAARLRAGSLTSVELTQAALDSIERLNPALNAFVHVDAAVALAQARKVDALFAQGVDLGPLQGMPIAVKDNIDTSDYITTYGSAHFDRFKPSHDALCVQRVREAGAVIIGKTLTHEFAYGPTGDRSLQGATRNPWDARCITGGSSAGSAAAVASGMVPLALGTDTGGSIRIPAALCGTVGFKPSFASVPLDGVFPLASSLDHVGPIANHVEDARLLFEVLAGRACLPAATPQALRVGWITCDSFGPVDAELYQQVYRAAQQLFGDALQETDALQTMAAGMKDTLQTLQRAEAFAVHAERMRDAPHKFDQEVRERLEVSGEVRGWQYMRAQASQAQYKAAMARLFEDYDLLVSPTVPITATAVNARQVRVGEQDIDVRAAVLSHTSAWNLTGLPSISLPVGHVRGMPVGLQVIGAAGADDRLLQVMGGLFGRITGGD from the coding sequence ATGAGCCTGGTGAAGCCTACCCACGCTGGATACTTTTTTGGTCAATCGATCATCACGCTGGCCGCGCGCCTGCGTGCCGGCAGCCTGACCAGTGTCGAGTTGACGCAGGCCGCGCTGGACAGCATCGAGCGCTTGAACCCGGCGTTGAATGCGTTCGTTCACGTCGATGCCGCCGTGGCACTGGCCCAGGCCCGCAAGGTCGACGCGCTGTTTGCCCAAGGCGTGGACCTGGGCCCGCTGCAGGGCATGCCGATAGCGGTCAAAGACAACATCGACACGTCTGACTACATCACCACCTACGGTTCAGCGCATTTCGACCGCTTCAAACCCAGCCACGATGCGTTGTGCGTGCAACGCGTACGCGAGGCCGGGGCGGTGATTATCGGCAAGACCTTGACCCATGAATTCGCCTACGGCCCAACTGGCGACCGCTCGCTGCAAGGCGCGACGCGCAACCCGTGGGATGCGCGCTGCATCACCGGTGGCTCCAGCGCCGGCAGCGCGGCGGCGGTGGCCAGCGGCATGGTGCCGCTGGCACTGGGCACCGACACCGGCGGCTCGATCCGAATTCCGGCGGCCTTGTGCGGCACGGTCGGCTTCAAGCCCTCGTTTGCCAGCGTGCCGCTGGACGGGGTGTTCCCGCTCGCGTCCAGCCTCGACCACGTCGGCCCCATCGCCAACCACGTTGAAGATGCACGCCTGTTGTTCGAAGTACTGGCAGGACGCGCGTGCTTGCCTGCGGCCACGCCGCAAGCGTTGCGCGTAGGCTGGATCACCTGCGACAGCTTCGGCCCGGTGGATGCCGAGCTGTATCAGCAGGTCTACCGGGCGGCGCAGCAACTGTTTGGCGACGCACTGCAGGAAACTGACGCGCTGCAAACAATGGCGGCTGGAATGAAGGACACCTTGCAGACCTTGCAACGTGCCGAGGCTTTTGCGGTACATGCCGAACGCATGCGCGATGCGCCGCACAAATTTGACCAGGAAGTACGCGAGCGCCTTGAGGTGTCGGGCGAGGTCAGAGGCTGGCAATACATGCGCGCACAGGCCAGCCAGGCGCAGTACAAAGCAGCGATGGCGCGCTTGTTCGAAGACTATGACTTGCTGGTTTCACCCACTGTGCCGATTACCGCCACAGCGGTGAATGCGCGCCAGGTGCGGGTTGGCGAACAGGACATTGATGTACGCGCCGCCGTACTCAGCCATACCAGTGCCTGGAACCTCACTGGCCTACCCTCGATCAGCCTGCCGGTGGGACACGTGAGGGGCATGCCGGTGGGGTTGCAAGTGATAGGTGCGGCTGGCGCGGATGATCGGTTGTTGCAGGTGATGGGCGGGCTGTTTGGGCGGATCACGGGGGGTGACTGA
- a CDS encoding ABC transporter ATP-binding protein: MNHPLLQIEKVNKQFGGVAALDDVSLSIEAGEIYGLIGPNGAGKTTFFNVMTGLYTPDSGRFQLDGQEYQPTAVHQVARAGIARTFQNIRLFNAMSALENVMVGRHVRTHNGVWAALSGHSRGREEEAQTRAHAHRLLAYVGLAGFAHYRADSLSYGHQRRLEIARALATEPRLLALDEPAAGMNASEKVQLRSLLEKIRDDGHTLLLIEHDVKLVMGVCDRISVLDYGRVIAVGAPAEVRRHPQVIQAYLGAGAHV; this comes from the coding sequence TTGAACCATCCGTTATTACAGATCGAGAAGGTCAATAAACAGTTTGGCGGCGTGGCCGCGCTCGATGACGTGAGCTTGAGTATCGAGGCCGGGGAAATCTACGGCCTGATCGGGCCCAATGGCGCCGGCAAGACCACCTTCTTTAATGTGATGACGGGGCTGTACACCCCGGACTCCGGGCGCTTTCAACTCGACGGCCAGGAGTACCAGCCCACGGCGGTGCACCAGGTGGCCCGCGCCGGCATCGCGCGCACGTTCCAGAACATCCGCCTGTTCAACGCCATGAGCGCCCTGGAAAACGTTATGGTCGGGCGCCATGTGCGCACCCATAACGGCGTGTGGGCGGCCTTGAGCGGGCATTCGCGCGGGCGCGAGGAAGAAGCGCAGACCCGCGCCCACGCCCACCGCCTGCTGGCCTATGTCGGCCTGGCCGGGTTTGCCCACTACCGCGCCGACAGCCTGTCCTACGGCCACCAGCGGCGCCTGGAAATTGCCCGTGCCCTGGCCACCGAACCGCGCCTGCTGGCCCTCGACGAGCCGGCTGCCGGGATGAATGCCAGCGAGAAAGTGCAACTGCGCAGCCTGCTGGAAAAAATCCGCGATGACGGCCATACCTTGCTGCTGATCGAACACGACGTGAAGCTGGTGATGGGCGTGTGCGACCGCATCAGCGTGCTGGACTACGGCCGCGTGATCGCCGTGGGGGCGCCTGCCGAAGTGCGCCGCCACCCGCAAGTGATCCAGGCCTATCTGGGAGCTGGCGCCCATGTCTGA
- a CDS encoding branched-chain amino acid ABC transporter substrate-binding protein: protein MNKTAPFKRVLLLSLALSGVAQADQTVLIGLAGPLTGPSARIGKDLENGAQLAIDQANAKHPKINGEAVTYKLVSEDDQSDPRTAVTVAQRLVDEGVVGVVGHWNTGTSIPAARVYHDAGIAQVAPVATGHAYTQQGFDTSLRIMGHDDDGGQVAGDYALKTLKAQRIAVIDDRTAFGQGLADQFVKSIEAGGAKVVAREYVDDKTIDFSAVLTNIRGQNPDLIFFGGVDSQAAPLARRIKQLGIKAPLMGAGGFVSQTFLQLAQNEGEGVIALEPGLAVAQMPGGKAFEEAYKARFKSNIELHAPFAYDGVGVLIAAIEQANSTDPQKYLPVLRAISYPGVTGTIAFDAQGNLQNPSFTVYQVKANQWQPVSVAGGKQ, encoded by the coding sequence ATGAACAAGACTGCCCCCTTCAAACGCGTACTGCTGTTGAGCCTGGCCCTGAGCGGCGTGGCCCAGGCCGACCAGACGGTACTGATCGGCCTGGCCGGACCCTTGACCGGTCCGTCGGCGCGGATCGGCAAAGACCTGGAAAACGGCGCGCAACTGGCCATTGACCAGGCCAACGCCAAGCATCCGAAAATCAACGGCGAAGCGGTGACCTACAAGCTGGTGTCCGAGGACGACCAATCCGACCCACGCACCGCCGTCACCGTCGCCCAGCGTCTGGTGGACGAAGGCGTGGTCGGCGTGGTCGGCCACTGGAACACCGGCACCAGCATCCCGGCGGCACGGGTCTACCATGACGCCGGGATCGCCCAGGTCGCGCCGGTGGCCACCGGTCACGCCTACACCCAGCAAGGTTTCGACACCAGCTTGCGGATCATGGGCCACGACGATGACGGCGGCCAGGTCGCCGGCGACTATGCACTCAAGACCCTCAAGGCGCAGCGCATCGCCGTGATCGACGACCGCACCGCGTTCGGCCAGGGCCTGGCGGATCAGTTCGTCAAATCCATCGAGGCCGGTGGCGCCAAGGTGGTTGCCCGCGAATACGTGGACGACAAGACCATCGACTTCAGCGCGGTACTGACCAACATCCGCGGGCAAAACCCCGACCTGATCTTCTTTGGCGGCGTCGACTCCCAGGCTGCACCGCTGGCCCGGCGTATCAAGCAGTTGGGGATCAAGGCGCCATTGATGGGCGCCGGCGGCTTTGTCAGCCAGACCTTCCTGCAACTGGCACAGAACGAAGGCGAGGGCGTGATCGCCCTGGAACCGGGCCTGGCCGTGGCGCAGATGCCAGGTGGCAAGGCATTTGAAGAGGCCTACAAGGCGCGCTTCAAGAGCAACATCGAGCTGCATGCACCCTTCGCCTATGACGGTGTGGGCGTGCTGATCGCCGCCATCGAGCAGGCCAACTCCACCGATCCGCAGAAGTACCTGCCGGTACTGCGTGCCATCAGCTACCCGGGTGTAACCGGGACCATTGCTTTTGATGCCCAGGGCAATCTGCAGAATCCGTCGTTCACCGTTTACCAGGTCAAGGCCAATCAATGGCAACCGGTGAGCGTGGCCGGCGGCAAACAGTAA
- a CDS encoding ABC transporter permease subunit has product MSLATAVSPSSKRASLGLLLFALALVLAPWIVGHAGGNTWVRTLDFALLYIMLALGLNIVVGYAGLLDMGFIAFYAVGAYLAALLSSPHLLQQFPALLALMPEGMHTSIWLILPLAALLAAGFGVILGAPTLRLRGDYLAIVTLGFGEIIRILLRNLDRPVNLTNGPKGIAQVDPVTLLGVNLGRTQELFGLRLPSVYLYYYLFAALVVLILFACIRLERSRIGRAWMAIREDEEAAQAMGLNTLRLKLLAFAIGAAFGGISGALFASFQGFVSPESFTLNESIAVLAMVVLGGMGHIPGVILGCVLLAALPEALRASMGPLQQALFGQVLVDPEIIRQLFYGLALILAMLYRPAGLWPSRTGGAP; this is encoded by the coding sequence ATGAGCCTGGCAACCGCTGTGAGTCCTTCGAGCAAACGCGCCAGCCTTGGCTTGTTGCTGTTTGCCCTGGCCCTGGTGTTGGCCCCGTGGATTGTCGGGCATGCCGGCGGCAATACCTGGGTGCGTACCCTGGATTTTGCCCTGCTGTACATCATGTTGGCCCTGGGCCTGAACATCGTGGTGGGTTATGCCGGCCTGCTGGACATGGGCTTTATCGCCTTCTACGCGGTGGGCGCCTACCTGGCGGCATTGCTCTCGTCGCCCCATCTGTTGCAACAGTTCCCGGCCTTGCTGGCGCTGATGCCCGAGGGCATGCACACCTCGATCTGGCTGATTCTGCCGCTGGCGGCGCTGCTGGCGGCCGGGTTCGGAGTGATCCTCGGCGCGCCAACCCTGCGCCTGCGCGGCGACTACCTGGCCATCGTCACCCTGGGTTTTGGCGAGATCATCCGCATCCTGCTGCGCAATCTGGACCGCCCGGTGAACCTCACCAACGGCCCCAAAGGCATCGCCCAGGTTGATCCGGTGACGCTGCTGGGGGTCAACCTGGGACGCACCCAGGAACTGTTCGGCCTGCGCTTGCCCTCGGTCTACCTCTATTACTACCTGTTCGCCGCGCTGGTGGTGCTGATCCTGTTTGCCTGCATCCGCCTTGAGCGCTCGCGCATCGGCCGTGCGTGGATGGCGATCCGCGAGGACGAAGAGGCGGCCCAGGCCATGGGCCTCAATACCCTGCGCCTGAAGCTGCTGGCGTTTGCCATTGGCGCGGCGTTTGGCGGTATCAGCGGGGCGCTGTTTGCCTCGTTCCAAGGCTTTGTTTCACCGGAATCCTTCACCCTCAATGAGTCCATCGCCGTGCTGGCCATGGTGGTGCTCGGCGGCATGGGGCATATCCCCGGGGTGATTCTGGGCTGCGTGTTGCTCGCGGCCCTGCCCGAAGCGTTGCGCGCCAGCATGGGCCCCTTGCAGCAGGCGCTGTTTGGCCAAGTGCTGGTGGACCCGGAAATTATCCGCCAGCTGTTCTACGGCCTGGCGCTGATTCTGGCGATGCTGTATCGACCCGCCGGCCTCTGGCCGAGCCGCACAGGAGGTGCACCTTGA
- a CDS encoding L-2-amino-thiazoline-4-carboxylic acid hydrolase, giving the protein MSKLEGELGILARRRIEAEIIKPIYEILVREQGKAFAAAVIGEAVGNAAIQAGKHFAAQEEQGADLKSFVELQVLWEKDDALKVEIIASDAEHYDYDVKRCRYAEMYHEMGLGEIGHLLSCNRDELFIVGYNPNIELTRTQTIMGGAPSCDFRYHAKPQEPRS; this is encoded by the coding sequence ATGAGCAAACTGGAAGGTGAACTGGGCATCCTGGCCCGCCGGCGCATCGAAGCCGAGATCATCAAGCCGATCTACGAAATCCTCGTGCGCGAGCAGGGCAAGGCCTTTGCAGCAGCGGTGATTGGCGAAGCGGTGGGCAACGCCGCGATCCAGGCCGGCAAGCACTTTGCCGCCCAGGAAGAGCAGGGCGCCGACCTCAAGAGCTTCGTTGAGCTGCAAGTGCTGTGGGAAAAGGACGACGCGCTAAAAGTCGAAATCATCGCCAGCGATGCCGAGCATTACGACTATGACGTCAAGCGTTGCCGCTATGCCGAGATGTACCACGAGATGGGCCTGGGCGAGATCGGCCACCTGTTGTCGTGCAACCGCGACGAGCTGTTTATCGTCGGCTACAACCCGAATATTGAATTGACGCGCACCCAGACCATCATGGGCGGCGCGCCAAGCTGTGACTTCCGCTACCACGCCAAGCCCCAGGAGCCGCGCTCGTGA
- a CDS encoding ABC transporter ATP-binding protein — protein MSEALLQIDGLKVRYGAIEAVKSLDLHIDEGERVTLIGANGAGKSSSLKALTGLLPAAAGQIRFAGRSILNLAPHERLTLGIAMVPEGRGIFARMSVLENLQAGAFLRRDPQQVNLEIRQLFEHFPRLEERLQQSAGLLSGGEQQMLALARALLSKPRLLVLDEPSMGLAPIMVEKLFQVIDDVCRQGMTLLLVEQNARLALQVTDRAYVMDTGRISLSGASDQLLDHPEVRSAYLGE, from the coding sequence ATGTCTGAAGCGTTGTTGCAGATTGACGGCCTGAAGGTGCGCTACGGTGCGATCGAGGCGGTCAAGTCCCTGGACCTGCATATTGATGAAGGTGAACGGGTCACGCTGATCGGCGCCAATGGCGCCGGCAAAAGTTCCAGCCTCAAGGCCCTGACCGGGTTGCTGCCGGCCGCCGCGGGGCAGATCCGCTTTGCTGGCCGTTCGATCCTCAACCTGGCGCCCCATGAGCGCCTGACCCTGGGCATCGCCATGGTGCCGGAAGGGCGTGGCATTTTTGCGCGCATGAGCGTGCTGGAAAACCTCCAGGCCGGCGCATTCCTGCGCCGCGACCCACAGCAAGTCAACCTGGAAATCCGCCAGTTGTTCGAACACTTCCCGCGCCTGGAAGAGCGCTTGCAGCAGTCGGCCGGCTTGCTCTCCGGTGGCGAGCAGCAGATGCTCGCCCTGGCTCGTGCGCTGCTGTCCAAGCCCCGCCTGCTGGTGCTCGATGAGCCGTCCATGGGCCTGGCGCCGATCATGGTCGAAAAGCTGTTCCAGGTGATCGATGATGTGTGCCGCCAGGGCATGACCCTGCTGCTGGTGGAGCAGAACGCACGCCTTGCACTGCAAGTGACTGACCGCGCCTATGTGATGGACACCGGGCGCATCAGCCTCAGCGGTGCCAGTGACCAATTGCTCGACCACCCCGAGGTGCGCAGTGCCTACCTCGGTGAATAA